One genomic segment of Vibrio nitrifigilis includes these proteins:
- a CDS encoding HAD family hydrolase produces the protein MFDTVIFDYGNTLCEMGDLAESLENISGSEYAKEIGALIELSIQDLYIPEQVEQPNWIEVWQNAFTHYAVDFDVSIGCQHLRQFVQSGQLYHYSIPLLEQLHNQGTELILLSNVTGDTDIFQNDLRNRGLDKYFHQVIWSSDIGYRKPSKKAFEIAVDLAKNSPSKIIMVGDSEVADIQGAKQVGLRSMRVSDYSGVESSADYVVTRDSIMTQLIHLTSR, from the coding sequence ATGTTCGATACCGTTATTTTTGATTATGGGAATACACTGTGTGAAATGGGGGATCTCGCTGAATCCTTAGAGAACATTAGTGGGTCAGAGTACGCCAAAGAGATAGGCGCGCTTATTGAGCTCTCGATACAAGATCTCTATATTCCAGAACAAGTCGAACAACCCAATTGGATTGAGGTATGGCAGAACGCCTTTACTCACTACGCAGTTGATTTTGATGTATCTATTGGCTGTCAACATTTACGCCAATTTGTTCAAAGTGGTCAGTTATATCACTATTCCATTCCGTTACTTGAACAGTTACATAATCAGGGAACTGAGCTGATCTTGCTGTCGAATGTGACAGGTGATACAGATATTTTCCAAAATGACCTAAGAAATAGAGGGCTAGATAAATATTTCCATCAGGTAATTTGGTCTTCAGACATTGGCTATCGTAAACCGAGCAAAAAGGCATTTGAAATTGCTGTTGATCTTGCTAAGAATTCTCCGTCCAAGATAATCATGGTAGGAGACAGTGAAGTTGCGGATATTCAGGGTGCTAAGCAAGTTGGTTTGCGTTCCATGAGAGTCTCCGACTACTCTGGTGTTGAAAGTTCTGCTGATTATGTTGTTACCCGAGACTCGATTATGACTCAGCTTATTCACCTGACAAGCCGTTAA
- a CDS encoding HD domain-containing phosphohydrolase — translation MLHKLRQAKFGIRLTVLSLFIMLTTLVVAVALCLQFYFSQSLAKDAARGLFNHTAQNVSEKIANIDSESSAIALLLSEFPDVDSREEDHNIRPIISVMAQAMRQRSYLHGIYIGYKNGDFYELINLNTVRQLSSNLDADVNDRWTIVKIQNTDKGRIQYQYYYDDQFNLTHQSQLPSQYFANVRPWYKDAMNSPNETIKTAPYFFHSIRSSGITYAKQIDHTGNVVAVDISLADMSAYLQQNLPFAQSSTFIFNQAGKISAQSMPTNSTSSVTPTKPIPLTEEQKQYIANLGVLTVSNELDWAPFDFAYSGMPKGYSIDVMNLIAEKTGLKFEYVNGYSWNQLLGLFQSNKLDIVQSIFETPARQLLGDFTIPYRNLSTVLITRKGHDVGATLGGMGGEVIAIPTGWALTEKVQQQFPDIDVLKVKSPIDGLQAVVDGKADAALETQEVAEYFIRLNNMQGLEVHTGNNGLRNQGAQQLSILITKRYPKLRDIFNQAIQSITAQESAALEQKWLSDNMMSSMQRLMIAGMVPAAMLQQIEENTSSKNGEQSLVRTQLDGKDYILYVEQLPSNAQEAQYLGIIVPTAVIQSPNMDRVYISILITFGFLILLSPLIYHFANTIVDPIKSLSLENDKIRHRQFSAVNLVPSRIQELDQLSKSIHSMAGDLKEHQYRQQQLMDSFIQLIAQAIDQKSPYTGGHCARVPVIANMLAESAHLSHAAEFKDFHFVDEEQRREFQVASWLHDCGKVTTPEHIIDKGSKLETIYNRIHEIRMRFEVLRRDAEINSLKERLAGGDERELNRELLSRYQQLDEQFAFIAQCNVGSEFMDDEKIARIHQIGKQTWVRHFSDRDGLSPEENKRLAQIPEQELPVTEPLLADKAEHIQPWITDPHNLLSADMKMTVPEVQANLGELHNLSIQRGTLTASDRYRINEHIIATIHMLESLPLPPELKRVPEIAGGHHETLIGTGYPKKLSGNELSIEARILAIADVFEALTAADRPYKKAKTLSQSIAILAKMAEDQHLDKELFKLLLTSGIYRDYAELYLEPNQIDEVDIEPYLT, via the coding sequence ATGCTGCACAAGTTACGCCAAGCGAAGTTTGGGATCAGACTTACCGTATTATCTCTGTTTATTATGCTCACCACGTTAGTGGTAGCAGTCGCGCTTTGTCTACAGTTTTACTTTTCTCAATCGCTAGCAAAAGATGCAGCTCGTGGACTATTCAATCACACGGCGCAGAATGTCAGTGAGAAAATTGCCAATATCGATAGTGAAAGCAGCGCGATCGCTTTATTGCTTTCAGAGTTTCCAGATGTCGATTCACGAGAAGAAGACCATAATATTCGCCCCATTATTTCAGTTATGGCACAAGCTATGCGTCAACGAAGTTATCTTCATGGTATTTATATTGGGTACAAAAATGGTGATTTTTACGAACTGATCAATTTAAATACTGTTCGTCAGTTAAGTTCTAATTTAGACGCTGATGTGAATGACCGCTGGACGATCGTTAAGATCCAAAATACAGATAAAGGACGCATTCAATATCAATATTATTATGATGATCAATTTAACTTAACGCATCAATCCCAATTACCTAGCCAATATTTCGCTAATGTGCGGCCGTGGTATAAAGATGCCATGAATAGTCCAAATGAGACAATTAAAACCGCGCCTTATTTCTTTCATTCTATTCGTTCTTCCGGCATCACTTATGCTAAGCAAATCGATCATACTGGCAATGTTGTCGCAGTGGATATCTCACTCGCTGATATGTCAGCGTATTTGCAACAAAACTTGCCTTTTGCGCAAAGTAGCACCTTTATATTTAATCAGGCTGGTAAGATTTCAGCGCAGTCAATGCCAACCAATTCGACGTCATCTGTTACTCCCACTAAACCTATTCCGCTAACGGAGGAACAAAAGCAATATATTGCTAACCTAGGCGTATTAACGGTGTCTAACGAACTGGATTGGGCGCCATTTGATTTTGCTTATAGCGGGATGCCAAAAGGCTATTCTATTGATGTAATGAATTTAATTGCGGAAAAAACCGGATTAAAGTTTGAATATGTCAACGGGTATAGTTGGAATCAATTATTAGGGCTATTTCAATCTAATAAGCTTGATATTGTGCAGTCTATTTTTGAAACTCCAGCACGGCAACTTCTCGGTGACTTTACCATTCCTTATCGCAATCTCTCGACGGTTTTAATTACTAGAAAGGGTCATGACGTGGGAGCAACATTAGGTGGAATGGGTGGGGAAGTGATCGCGATTCCAACCGGCTGGGCGTTAACTGAAAAAGTACAGCAACAATTTCCAGATATTGATGTACTAAAAGTGAAATCTCCCATTGATGGATTACAAGCCGTCGTTGATGGAAAAGCGGATGCTGCACTAGAAACACAAGAAGTCGCAGAGTATTTTATTCGGCTTAATAACATGCAAGGGCTTGAGGTTCATACGGGCAATAATGGATTGCGCAATCAAGGCGCCCAACAACTGAGTATTTTGATCACGAAGCGATACCCTAAATTGCGCGACATTTTTAATCAAGCTATCCAATCTATTACGGCCCAAGAGAGCGCTGCGCTGGAGCAAAAATGGCTAAGCGATAACATGATGTCTTCTATGCAGCGATTGATGATTGCTGGCATGGTGCCAGCAGCGATGTTACAGCAAATAGAAGAAAACACATCGAGTAAAAACGGTGAACAATCGCTAGTGCGAACCCAGTTAGATGGAAAAGACTACATTCTTTATGTTGAGCAGTTACCTAGTAACGCGCAAGAGGCCCAGTATTTGGGAATTATTGTTCCAACCGCTGTTATTCAAAGTCCAAATATGGATCGGGTATACATCTCTATTTTGATCACCTTTGGCTTTTTGATTTTGTTGTCACCGCTTATCTATCATTTTGCTAATACGATTGTTGACCCGATCAAATCACTCTCACTCGAAAATGACAAGATTCGTCATCGTCAATTTTCAGCAGTGAATTTGGTGCCAAGTCGAATTCAAGAACTTGATCAGCTATCTAAGTCGATTCATTCCATGGCGGGCGATCTTAAAGAGCATCAATATCGGCAACAACAGCTCATGGATTCGTTTATTCAGCTCATTGCTCAAGCAATCGACCAGAAATCGCCTTATACCGGAGGACACTGTGCTCGAGTGCCAGTGATTGCCAATATGTTAGCGGAATCTGCGCATCTTAGTCACGCGGCCGAATTCAAAGATTTTCACTTCGTTGATGAAGAGCAACGTAGAGAGTTTCAAGTGGCTTCATGGCTGCATGATTGTGGCAAAGTCACAACCCCTGAACATATCATTGATAAAGGCAGTAAGTTAGAAACGATCTATAACCGAATTCATGAGATTCGCATGCGGTTTGAAGTACTGCGTCGCGATGCGGAGATTAATAGTTTAAAAGAGCGGCTTGCTGGTGGTGATGAGAGGGAGTTAAATCGTGAGTTACTCAGTCGATACCAACAGTTAGATGAGCAATTTGCCTTTATTGCCCAGTGTAACGTTGGTAGTGAATTTATGGATGACGAAAAGATTGCTCGTATACACCAGATAGGTAAGCAAACTTGGGTTAGACATTTCAGCGATCGAGATGGTTTATCACCGGAAGAAAACAAACGTTTAGCCCAAATACCCGAACAGGAACTGCCCGTGACCGAGCCATTGCTCGCTGATAAAGCCGAACATATACAACCTTGGATAACAGACCCACATAACTTGCTGAGTGCTGATATGAAAATGACAGTACCTGAAGTACAGGCCAACTTGGGAGAATTACACAATCTCTCTATTCAACGTGGGACTTTAACGGCTTCCGATCGTTACCGAATTAATGAACATATTATTGCAACAATTCATATGCTTGAATCTCTGCCTTTACCTCCCGAATTAAAACGTGTTCCTGAAATTGCTGGCGGGCATCATGAAACACTCATCGGTACTGGGTATCCTAAAAAGCTGAGTGGAAATGAACTCTCAATTGAGGCGAGAATCTTGGCTATTGCTGATGTCTTTGAAGCACTCACTGCTGCAGACAGACCATATAAAAAAGCCAAAACACTGAGCCAATCTATTGCGATTTTGGCAAAAATGGCGGAGGACCAGCATTTAGATAAGGAGCTCTTTAAATTGCTGTTGACTTCGGGGATCTACCGAGACTATGCGGAACTTTACCTAGAGCCTAACCAGATTGATGAGGTTGATATTGAGCCTTATTTGACGTAG
- a CDS encoding ornithine carbamoyltransferase gives MKLLDVNSLTKADILQIWKNVSEEMTEQLQGNVAWSFEGNGIRTRTTFIQAFQTLGLNYVELPNFLKTGEAVDDLAGYLDPFYSLYVIRDSNHQRMTEFANATRKPVINAMSSDAHPCEVLTDAYYLNAKYGDIENLRILLWGPSTNVFKSWHALAQVLDLNLTHFCPANQHDDESNVRYIDQLTGEFDVVITDAWPKGFADSTYSLSIPLLETLGHPEFLPVPPVTVGKEMIFEPNTYSRFSGYDQKRWLLPVQAAVIHYLMMHSEG, from the coding sequence ATGAAGTTACTTGATGTTAATAGCCTGACCAAAGCAGATATTTTGCAAATATGGAAAAACGTATCTGAAGAGATGACTGAGCAACTACAAGGCAACGTTGCTTGGTCGTTTGAGGGGAATGGCATTCGAACTCGAACTACCTTTATTCAGGCATTTCAAACGCTCGGGTTGAATTATGTTGAGTTACCTAATTTCTTGAAAACGGGTGAAGCGGTCGATGATTTGGCTGGGTATTTGGACCCGTTCTATTCTCTGTATGTCATTAGAGACAGTAATCACCAAAGGATGACGGAGTTTGCCAATGCTACTCGTAAACCAGTGATTAATGCCATGTCGAGTGACGCGCACCCCTGTGAAGTGCTAACCGATGCGTATTATCTCAATGCGAAATACGGCGATATTGAAAACCTACGTATTTTATTATGGGGCCCGAGCACTAATGTATTTAAATCCTGGCACGCCTTAGCTCAAGTGTTAGATCTTAATTTGACGCACTTTTGTCCAGCAAATCAGCACGATGATGAATCCAACGTGCGCTATATTGATCAACTTACGGGTGAGTTTGATGTGGTCATTACTGACGCATGGCCAAAAGGATTTGCTGACAGTACCTATTCATTATCTATACCTCTTTTAGAGACATTGGGGCATCCAGAATTTTTGCCCGTTCCTCCCGTAACCGTAGGGAAAGAGATGATATTCGAGCCTAATACCTATTCTCGTTTTTCTGGTTATGATCAAAAGCGTTGGCTATTACCCGTTCAAGCCGCGGTTATCCATTATTTAATGATGCACTCAGAAGGGTAA
- a CDS encoding APC family permease, producing the protein MSGGVLKQKLGLLDLTLLGIGSMIGSGWLYAALNSAGYAGSLSGYAWALGAVIVLMIGLVFAELSASIPRAGGFVRYPNFTHGNVVGFVIGISALLAYTSTAGVEVEAVRQYAMYWWPSLGHKDGSPNELGFTMQIVLLVLFFLLNYWSVNFFGRINTVITTIKFIVPVVAIITFFLYYNSDNLTVPSTHPGGVHGVFSSLTGAGIVFAYLGFRQAVDFASEAKNPQRNVPLAIILAMVASFVIYMLLQFAFMGAVPADILSAHGWHGLVDVFQSPYADLARSLGLTWLINLILIDAVISPAGTGNIYLAGASRVLFAWAKNGHLFKIFGQVDEKSGVPRGALWLSLILAIAWTLPSQFQVWGGLIAAVTSATVFTYMPGPVSAAVFRARRPDLKRPFKLPAFAILSPLAFIASTLLVYWSGWAVNELLLPILIVAWLAYALFGNKEQGASKEIKNGLWLLVYYIGIYIISALGTYGGNGALGGTLAMVLIVVLAIAVYFWGVASAVEYPEIPDEVDEFSIEVDAELATVK; encoded by the coding sequence ATGTCCGGTGGCGTATTGAAACAGAAGTTGGGGCTTCTAGACCTCACTTTGTTGGGCATTGGGTCCATGATTGGTTCGGGCTGGCTTTATGCCGCGTTAAATAGTGCTGGCTATGCAGGATCATTAAGTGGGTATGCGTGGGCGCTAGGGGCGGTCATTGTATTAATGATTGGCCTTGTATTTGCTGAGCTTTCCGCCAGTATTCCACGTGCTGGTGGTTTTGTTCGTTATCCGAATTTTACCCATGGCAATGTGGTTGGTTTTGTTATTGGTATTAGTGCACTGTTAGCTTATACCAGTACAGCTGGCGTCGAAGTCGAAGCTGTACGTCAATATGCAATGTATTGGTGGCCATCATTAGGCCACAAAGATGGCAGCCCTAACGAATTGGGCTTTACCATGCAGATTGTTTTGTTGGTATTGTTCTTCTTATTAAATTATTGGAGTGTGAACTTCTTCGGTCGCATTAATACGGTCATCACTACTATCAAGTTCATTGTTCCAGTCGTCGCTATCATCACTTTCTTCTTGTATTACAATAGCGATAATTTAACCGTTCCTTCAACGCATCCTGGCGGCGTCCATGGAGTGTTCTCCTCATTGACTGGTGCTGGTATCGTTTTCGCCTATTTAGGTTTCCGCCAAGCGGTCGATTTTGCCAGTGAAGCAAAGAACCCACAGCGCAACGTACCTTTAGCTATCATTCTAGCGATGGTGGCCAGTTTCGTTATTTACATGTTGCTGCAGTTTGCTTTCATGGGGGCAGTGCCTGCCGATATTTTAAGTGCTCATGGTTGGCACGGCCTGGTCGATGTTTTCCAATCGCCATATGCAGATCTTGCGCGATCATTAGGTTTAACTTGGCTTATTAATCTGATTTTGATCGATGCGGTCATATCTCCAGCCGGGACAGGAAATATTTATCTAGCGGGGGCTAGTCGAGTATTGTTTGCTTGGGCGAAAAACGGCCATCTATTTAAAATATTTGGACAAGTAGACGAGAAGTCTGGCGTACCTCGTGGCGCGTTATGGTTATCTCTTATTTTGGCGATTGCATGGACGTTACCGTCTCAATTTCAAGTTTGGGGTGGATTAATTGCAGCCGTAACATCGGCTACTGTATTTACTTATATGCCAGGCCCCGTTAGTGCCGCGGTATTTCGTGCTCGTCGTCCCGATTTGAAACGACCATTTAAACTACCGGCGTTTGCCATATTAAGCCCATTAGCTTTTATCGCCAGTACGCTGTTAGTGTATTGGAGTGGTTGGGCTGTTAATGAATTACTTTTACCGATTTTAATTGTTGCTTGGCTTGCTTATGCGTTGTTCGGTAACAAAGAGCAAGGGGCGAGTAAAGAAATTAAAAATGGCTTGTGGTTATTGGTGTATTACATTGGTATCTATATTATTTCAGCATTAGGAACTTATGGCGGCAATGGCGCTTTAGGTGGCACATTGGCCATGGTATTAATTGTGGTTTTGGCCATCGCTGTCTATTTCTGGGGCGTGGCATCTGCCGTTGAATACCCTGAGATTCCCGATGAAGTAGATGAATTCAGTATTGAAGTGGATGCTGAGCTGGCAACAGTAAAATAA
- a CDS encoding MFS transporter produces MSKSTFVSLFIATCAAMLGIGIILPILPLYAKSLHASALSIGLLFSAFALSRMFFAPYLGALSDRLGKRRLLLWGLALYAFFAFLYPFVTNATYLFALRFFDGIASAMVTPIAQAYVGDIVPKGKEGKYMNLFSMSMFSGSALGPIVGGTLADHFGLHMPFYALTSVSLFAFALVWFFIPHQQQSKPTRKPHKRHQLLNVLKDRPMRGVLAYILFRAFYRFGFNTFIPLLTVSYMSKSNIGVLLSLYMVFGSVLQYPMGLLCDRFSNWKAPFILWGSLLSAVCMTALFWFHQNVAVLYLFAIGMGVFSALSRAAIIVVRTERGRTLGMGTVTGSFASAQALGQMSGPIILGLFVDWMGLPYVFLVGGLVGIIGAILSYYFIRQYDSNPQVDTHLSRDIKS; encoded by the coding sequence GTGTCTAAATCCACCTTTGTCAGTTTATTTATTGCAACATGCGCCGCTATGTTGGGCATTGGCATTATTCTGCCTATATTGCCACTCTATGCAAAAAGCTTACACGCAAGTGCGCTTTCTATCGGTTTACTATTTTCAGCCTTTGCACTTTCCCGTATGTTCTTCGCTCCTTATCTGGGGGCATTATCAGACCGATTAGGTAAACGTCGATTATTGCTGTGGGGCTTAGCTCTGTACGCGTTTTTCGCCTTTCTCTATCCATTTGTGACTAACGCTACCTACTTGTTTGCCCTCCGGTTTTTCGATGGTATCGCCTCAGCGATGGTGACACCTATTGCTCAAGCATACGTAGGAGATATTGTTCCCAAGGGCAAAGAAGGCAAATACATGAACCTGTTTAGCATGTCGATGTTCAGTGGCAGCGCTTTAGGCCCTATTGTGGGTGGTACACTGGCTGATCATTTTGGCCTACATATGCCGTTTTACGCCTTAACCTCAGTGTCACTATTTGCATTCGCGCTAGTCTGGTTTTTTATCCCTCATCAACAACAAAGTAAACCTACACGTAAACCCCACAAACGCCATCAATTACTGAACGTACTTAAAGATAGGCCCATGCGTGGGGTCTTAGCCTATATACTATTTCGAGCGTTTTACCGTTTTGGCTTCAATACATTTATTCCGCTTTTAACCGTCAGTTATATGAGTAAATCCAATATTGGTGTGTTATTGTCTCTTTATATGGTATTTGGTTCAGTGCTACAGTACCCAATGGGTTTGCTTTGCGACCGGTTTTCAAACTGGAAAGCCCCTTTTATATTATGGGGAAGCTTGCTTAGTGCAGTCTGCATGACAGCACTGTTCTGGTTTCATCAAAATGTGGCTGTTCTTTACCTGTTTGCTATTGGAATGGGTGTTTTCAGTGCCTTGTCGCGTGCGGCCATTATTGTCGTTAGAACTGAGCGAGGACGCACCCTTGGAATGGGAACCGTGACAGGAAGCTTTGCCAGCGCGCAAGCATTAGGGCAAATGTCTGGCCCCATCATCTTAGGATTATTTGTTGATTGGATGGGCCTGCCGTATGTGTTTCTCGTCGGTGGTTTAGTGGGGATTATTGGTGCCATACTCTCGTATTATTTTATACGTCAGTATGATTCTAACCCACAGGTTGATACTCACTTGAGTCGTGATATCAAATCCTAA
- a CDS encoding carbohydrate porin codes for MKRNNALLALSIACALSPLQSAIAAPTQTLEQRVSELEAQLKATQQKVEQTEQTAQDAKDEASSFEFHGYARAGLNINQNFQGAHGGRSNTIGPQMSIASGLGAYFGRLGLEDDNYVDSRLTHNQQAEDGTKSMYQVMLSAGDETETDWVSADTSSLNVRQLYLEMSDIAAFKGNDTFSGSTLWAGKRYDRENFDIDFIDTHVIFLTGTGAGIYDVKMGDNWTSNFSVIGNQFDADSGTSYDLEGYTFTWNNLIDNHWEVMFNAIAANKNDQRASLDSAVDRGDVAQYGVHTMIGYKADTFYGVKDGWSRTGMMYGHAMGAETKNIGQDNHLLKDANSVRFYTVGATQMTDNWRIAPSLLTEWTKDRYLKGDEYKWAVFNVRLAQEFNPNFEIAYEGTYQYLDLDNTSKHMTGNVYKATIAPTFKISNIAGFFDRPQIRFAVSYINWSDKFEDSYSINGVDCAMGENNETVFAVQMETWF; via the coding sequence ATGAAAAGAAACAACGCCTTATTGGCGCTATCAATAGCCTGTGCGTTATCCCCTCTACAAAGTGCCATTGCTGCCCCAACTCAAACACTTGAACAACGTGTTAGCGAATTAGAAGCGCAACTGAAAGCGACCCAGCAGAAAGTTGAACAAACTGAGCAGACAGCTCAAGATGCAAAAGATGAGGCATCGAGCTTTGAGTTTCATGGATATGCGCGTGCAGGCTTAAACATTAACCAAAATTTCCAAGGTGCTCACGGAGGAAGAAGTAATACGATTGGCCCACAAATGTCGATAGCATCTGGTCTTGGCGCTTATTTTGGCCGACTAGGTTTAGAAGATGATAATTATGTCGATTCTCGCTTAACGCATAATCAGCAAGCGGAAGATGGCACAAAATCTATGTATCAAGTGATGTTATCTGCTGGTGATGAAACAGAAACTGACTGGGTGAGCGCTGATACAAGTAGTTTGAACGTGCGCCAGCTCTATTTGGAAATGTCAGATATTGCAGCGTTTAAGGGCAATGATACGTTCTCAGGCTCAACTTTGTGGGCGGGTAAACGTTACGACAGAGAAAACTTTGATATCGACTTTATTGATACTCACGTTATTTTCCTAACCGGTACCGGTGCTGGGATTTACGATGTCAAAATGGGTGACAACTGGACGTCCAACTTCTCGGTTATCGGTAACCAGTTTGATGCAGATAGTGGTACGAGCTACGACTTAGAAGGGTATACATTTACTTGGAATAACTTGATTGATAATCACTGGGAAGTGATGTTTAACGCTATTGCAGCGAATAAAAACGACCAGCGTGCGTCACTTGATAGTGCTGTTGACCGAGGTGATGTTGCTCAATATGGTGTACACACCATGATTGGTTATAAAGCCGATACCTTTTATGGTGTTAAAGATGGTTGGTCGCGAACAGGGATGATGTATGGTCATGCGATGGGGGCCGAAACCAAAAACATTGGCCAAGATAATCATTTGTTAAAAGATGCGAACTCTGTGCGTTTTTATACTGTGGGCGCAACACAAATGACCGATAACTGGCGTATTGCTCCATCGCTATTAACGGAATGGACCAAAGATCGTTATTTAAAAGGCGATGAGTATAAATGGGCGGTATTTAACGTTCGTTTAGCACAGGAATTTAATCCCAACTTTGAAATTGCCTATGAAGGTACTTACCAATATTTAGATTTGGATAATACATCCAAACATATGACTGGTAATGTTTATAAAGCGACAATTGCACCAACATTTAAAATCTCTAATATCGCTGGTTTCTTTGACCGCCCACAAATTCGTTTTGCGGTGAGTTATATTAACTGGAGCGATAAATTTGAAGATTCATATTCCATCAATGGTGTGGATTGTGCAATGGGTGAAAATAATGAGACAGTGTTTGCCGTACAAATGGAAACTTGGTTCTAA
- a CDS encoding VF530 family protein: MSQEQPNNPLHGLTLEKILVRLQEHYGWEGLDAKIQLNCFYNNPSIKSSLKFLRRTQWARDKVEALYIETFCQ; encoded by the coding sequence ATGAGCCAAGAACAACCCAATAATCCTTTACACGGATTAACGCTCGAGAAAATTTTGGTTCGTTTGCAAGAGCATTATGGCTGGGAGGGGTTGGATGCAAAAATTCAGCTCAACTGCTTTTACAATAATCCTTCTATAAAATCGTCTTTAAAATTCCTGCGTCGAACACAATGGGCACGCGATAAAGTTGAAGCACTGTATATTGAAACATTTTGCCAGTAA
- a CDS encoding iron-containing alcohol dehydrogenase family protein, which produces MSNETIYLPNYTVGQDAYSKIGYITAPYGNKAVVIGGETAIEKAKPALLNGIEGSHTVLLDFLWYGGAATMDNVHQLAGHPHVKDADMLFGVGGGRACDTVKVLGAITGKPVFTFPTLASNCAACTSLSVMYHNDGSFAEYFYQSHPPLHTFINTQIIAESPAEMFWAGIGDALSKEYEVEYCCRDKKLTHLPQLGLGIAKTCTAPLLDNGKKALEDCRNNQVSAELEEVVLAIVMLTGIVSNCAVHISDQIAPEDQYYYNSSLAHCVYYGSSLIPASESQHLHGEIVAFGVLCLLKYDNNEQEFNRILEFNKSLGLPVTIAEIGLTEADLPIVAEKAASVIEWEVAPGTPTQEKFIAAILAADAIGRQAA; this is translated from the coding sequence ATGTCGAACGAAACCATCTATCTGCCTAATTACACTGTTGGCCAAGATGCCTATAGTAAAATTGGCTACATCACTGCTCCATATGGAAATAAAGCGGTGGTTATTGGTGGTGAAACTGCAATAGAAAAAGCTAAACCAGCACTGCTTAACGGCATCGAAGGTAGCCACACCGTATTATTAGACTTTCTGTGGTACGGCGGTGCTGCAACAATGGATAATGTCCATCAACTGGCCGGGCATCCACATGTCAAAGACGCTGATATGCTATTTGGTGTTGGCGGCGGACGTGCTTGCGATACAGTGAAGGTACTTGGCGCCATTACAGGTAAGCCTGTCTTCACCTTCCCGACTCTTGCTTCTAACTGTGCAGCGTGCACGTCTCTGAGTGTGATGTATCACAACGATGGCTCTTTCGCTGAATACTTCTACCAAAGTCACCCACCACTGCACACCTTTATCAATACGCAAATTATCGCAGAATCTCCGGCAGAAATGTTTTGGGCTGGCATTGGTGATGCGTTAAGTAAAGAGTATGAGGTTGAATATTGCTGCCGCGATAAAAAACTCACCCATTTACCACAGCTAGGATTAGGCATTGCCAAAACCTGTACCGCTCCATTACTCGACAATGGTAAAAAGGCACTTGAAGATTGTCGTAATAATCAGGTTTCTGCTGAACTAGAAGAAGTCGTGCTCGCTATTGTGATGTTAACCGGGATTGTTTCCAACTGTGCAGTGCATATCAGCGATCAAATCGCTCCTGAAGATCAATACTACTACAACAGTTCACTCGCTCACTGTGTCTACTATGGTAGTTCGTTGATCCCAGCCAGTGAATCACAGCACTTACATGGTGAAATTGTTGCATTTGGCGTGCTTTGCTTATTGAAATACGACAATAACGAACAAGAATTCAATCGCATTTTGGAATTTAATAAAAGCTTGGGCTTGCCAGTCACGATAGCCGAGATTGGCCTTACTGAAGCAGATTTACCTATTGTGGCAGAGAAAGCGGCCTCAGTCATTGAGTGGGAAGTCGCACCTGGCACACCAACGCAAGAAAAATTCATTGCCGCGATATTGGCCGCTGATGCGATTGGTCGTCAAGCCGCATAA
- a CDS encoding MarR family winged helix-turn-helix transcriptional regulator: MPTLTKPQYAVLESLDANGPLDQVSLGEASAIKRGTLTDMLARMERKGLIQRSPSLHDARQKQVEITDDGLRMLAMARLAADKVNQDLTRYLTSTENQELLSLLQKISSKIPSINP, encoded by the coding sequence ATGCCCACACTGACCAAACCCCAATACGCGGTATTAGAAAGTTTGGACGCAAATGGCCCTCTCGATCAGGTTTCTTTAGGCGAAGCGAGCGCTATTAAGCGCGGAACACTAACCGATATGCTGGCAAGAATGGAACGTAAAGGATTAATACAGCGCTCCCCTAGCCTTCATGATGCGCGGCAAAAACAAGTCGAAATTACCGACGATGGACTACGAATGTTAGCCATGGCCCGACTCGCCGCCGATAAAGTCAATCAAGATTTAACAAGGTATTTGACCAGTACTGAAAACCAAGAATTACTCTCACTTCTCCAAAAAATATCTTCTAAGATTCCGAGCATTAACCCCTAA